From the genome of Pochonia chlamydosporia 170 chromosome Unknown PCv3seq00016, whole genome shotgun sequence:
TTATGGGACTAGAAGGACGTAAAAATCAGAAGAACAATGCCGGTAGTGGAACCGCGAAGCTAGGGCAAAATCATCCATCGATTTATTTTTGCGACCTATGCCCAAGACGTTTCACACGAGCGCACTACGAATCCTAAAGAAAACCGGATTAAAGGCTTATATACTGTCAAAGACATACTTCCGAGTGGCTAATCGACTAGACACGGCTTGTTATGCAAATCAGGCTGGAGAGAGGAAGGGGCCAGTACTGGCTCTTCAACAAATCCACTCTGCCCCCAATCTCTGACTTCACCGGTAGGCACGAACTTGCCTTTTCCCACCGAGAACCTCATCTTACCACGCTTCTCAATCCAAGACTTGGTGGATCCATCATTACCGACCTTCTCATATGGCAACTCGAGTGTGGAAGCCATGATCCGCCCTGTAGATGTATCATTTAGATaccgcttcatcttggctagCTTCGTCTTTCTAAATAGCAAAGCAACAGAAGTGAGTATCAACGCCAACAGAAGGAATACCAGGACGACAAACGCAGGAACGGCGTAGGGAAACTCAATAGTGGATAAACTATTGGTGTGTCCCGCCGCAATATTAATGTGTTCTTATCCGACTTGTTGAGAGTTTCTTGTTGACCTGGTGACACGTCCCCGACCACAACTGCAGACTTCGTTTTATTATTATGGTCGCATTGTATCACGACATGGCTAGTTATGGGTCAAATTGATAGCGGACTTGATCCTTGATTTTGCGTACAAACGAAGATGAATTCAGCTAAACATTGGGTCAATAAGCTACCAGAGAAGAAGCATTTGCTATGCATATCTGGAGTTATCTAGAGGAAAGACTACAAGAAACTGCCTACCGCACTTATCTCTGAGTATTGCTTGCGCCTTTATCTGCGGACCATCTGGAGTCGTCCCTCTACATCGCTTGCATTTTATCCTTACGTTCTAAACAAACTGATCTGCCGTACTCATTTATCCCCAGGATCTAAACATCTTGATAGTCTTGACTGCAGAAAGAATCGATCGGTTTGCGGTAGGGGTCTCAGGAGACCGTTCCATGAACTACAATAGCATGCTTTTGCAGATGCATCTTATGTGCGAGAGTCATATCGCAGACCTGACATACTGGCTGATCGTTGTCCCGCAATTGCGCTAGGTGTCTTCGACGGAAGTGTTTACTCAAATCTCCTGGCGTGTAGAATTCGCTAATCTTGTCTTCTACGCGCGGGTCGTCTGATGGCAATGAGAGTGCATTGCCAATGCAGAGGAAACACCTCCTAGGCCTCTGTTTGGGATTGTCAATAAAAACAGACATAGTCGCGAGAAACAGTGGACTGTCTTCCGGGTGCTCACGAAGATTCTCATTCGAGACTGGTGTCGTTCGCAGTACATGAGTACGGCGTATTGTTGGCCCCTCTTCGATGCTGCAGTATGCAACTATGGCCTCAATCGCGTTGTCCCTGCGTTGATACTGTCCCTCAAGAGTATCATCGACTGGAGTCTTTAGGGCCTCGACCAGCAACTTTTGAGCCGGCCGCTGGGGACGGATTGCATTATCCACCCATGGTTCTGCAAAGCCGACtccttggagttggcgttCAATGTCCACCACGGCCTGTTCGTCAGTCCAGTCGTCCCGAATCTTCTGTTTCAGTTCTCTCTTCAGCCTCTGTTTTAGTGATCGCAACTCGCGGTGTGTTTTCTTATGCTGTTCAGATCCTGGGCGTAATTTTCGCAGCTGGGCAGTAAGCCGTCGAACTTTGGAATCTGATGCGACGGACGCCGATTGCTCGGCCGTGAGGCCCGTCGGCCGGCGTTTGCTCATTGAATGACCAATGCTGCAAGCCTGATCTATAAGCGcctgctgtggcttctcGCGACGGATAATGGCCCATGGGTCAGCACGGACAACGCGGCCAAGATAATGTTTTTGGAACGGGACGGAGTTGGCGTGGTCAAGGGAGAGATTCCGGAGCGCCTCGCTCATGTCGGCTATTGTAGCAAAGTTAAAAGGTGTCCCTTTAAGTTGGTATTTGGGAACTTACGGCTTTGGTCAAACTCGTTGGCTGCGTTATAGCGCAGGCTGTACGGTATTGTTTCGTACTGAAGTCCCATGATTTCACCCACTCTCTTAATccagctcgccatcatgccatttGTGATGGTCTTCGTTGCTGACATTTCATACCCCGTCAATGTTTTGACAGCGCGACGAAATATGCATACCTCTTTCAGATCACTTCTTAGAGGCAAGGGTAGCTCCCGCTCGCCGGGATGTATGTCCAGCTCATCTAGTTGCCTAGGAGAGGTGAGATGGGATGCGCGAAATGCTTGGTGGCGAAATAGAATGCCCAGCAGAAAGGCATGGGGACTAAGGAGCAAAGACGGATCGAACATCATCTCGGGGATGGTAAATGTTTTGCTGGTAAGGTATTAACGGAGGTACTCTTAGCATGCAATGCTCAGACAACGGAAATAGTGCACTTACGTATCCTTAGTACCAAGGTATGATTTTGTGAACTCCAACGTGAATCGAATTAAGATCTTGTGTGGTCCACCCTCCGGATCTCTCGCCAAGGCCACTCGGATGTCCCCAAAGCGAAGCCGGAGGATGGACGTTGGGCGAGAGCCTGCAGGAGCCAATaagagaaggaaaagcaCAGCCAGAATTCGGTGTTCTCCAATGTCAAACGACTTCTTTGTGGTGCTGAGCGTTGTCTCGATCTGCTCCTTCAAATCGTTAATAGTCATGCAACGATTAGCTCTCTTCTGGTCGCTAAGTTCGTGTTTTTTTGCAAGCTCTCGGAGGACCTAGGAAACGTTACAACCGTCATGTCTTGTTAGTTATTGGGAATATATACCTTGTGCATATTACGATTCAATTTTGGATCGAGCTTCGCACCAACAGCCCGCTCATATACAAGTCGGAAGACTTTCCAGGCTGTGCCCAACGAGCTGCTTTTTGTGGTGCCTCTCAATTTTCTCCCGTCCTTGCCCGCCCTTTGGTTCAGCCGCCATTCAAAGAATTTATAGAGCATGCCTATGGAGATCGACTCGAAGCAAGCGTGAGGGTCACGCGATAGAACTTCATTGCAAAATCTGCGGGTGGACAGTTAAAACGTAGAGCCTGCAGGAGGTGGGAAGGTAAGGCGACTTACTGCTGCCACCACAGCTCTATCGCGTCCAAGAGTATTGTACTCCCGGGGCTGTAGTCTTCGCCAACAAAAGAGCTTTCATTGAATTCTTCTATGCCCCTCCGGTAATATTCAGGCGGATGTATATTTCCACCAAAAAGTTGGATTTGATCTTCAAAGTCCAGATCATCATCTTGTTGGACGTCAAGGTCGGTTGCCTCAGTTTCCTCACCAGACAGATCcgcttcatcctcatcgaaGCAGCTCTCAATCTCTGGTGAAAAAGAGGAGTCAGATTCGTCCGGATCAAGCGAGCGTCGATGGTGTGCCATGATGGATCAAATTGTGAGCGAGGACGTGATCTAGCTTGGTGAAGCCCGCGACTAGTGGAGCTCTAGTTAAATGTGGAGGGGGATTGTAGAGTTGTAGAGGAAACAAAGAGATGGCCCTGCCGCCTCAGCCGCGAGGGCGGGCTTTTAAACGTAGCTATAGAGACCATCTTTAAGTTCTTGAAAAGGCAGCGAGTTGATAAGAACATGTTTCTTGGACCTTGGTTCCAAATTCTCATAAATTGAACACCCTTAGCCGCCGTGTCCAAATCCCGTCCAATGAGAAGTGAGTACCATGTGGTACCTCGCTGAACATTGTCAGACGTGGTCAACCAACGGGCCAAGCTACATGCCTTAAAGCGGCGTTGGGTCCTTGGCAAATTGCCCACCTGTTTGTGTGGCGAAAACCACCAAAACTGGTGGTGCTTTTGCCGTCTTTTTCTTAAAGGTAGTATATATATTCTTAGTCGGCCCCTCCATGCCCCAGAAGTGGTCAAACTACGGCCCAAAATGGATGTTTTTTCCTAATATGGAATGGGTTGACACTTAGCGATCGGCACCTAGATTTATCATTGTTATCGAAAGGCCCATAGCGACCGCCGCGCAGGCGGGCGTTCTCCTCGTTTCAAATGAACCAATCAGTGGCCCGGACGGCGTCTTGGCTGTGCAACCTATTTGCGGATACCGCTGTGGGTTGCCTGTCTTGGTTAGTGACTCGATCGTAACGGTGGACCAGCCTGCACCAAGAGCTCCCGCCAAGAAAAACCAAATGACCGGAAAGCATAGTGGACTAGGCCGCAGGACTCCGGCACGAAAATCAGTTTCCCCAGTCCCGTTCAGATAGTTTTCATCAGGGTGCACAAATTCATGCCATTCACCCACAATTtccgtcttcgtcttctgtcCTCATCGCCACAACTTCCGCCCAGTACCACATTTGGTTATCTCCTCCGAGGTATTGGCACAATGAAACCTTACCTCCCACCCGAAATCATCCTTCTCGTTGCAGGACACctctctccttctcacctGGTGTCCTTGCTTCGCGCGGCACCTGGACTGTCGCCATTGCTGACTCGTCGCCATGCTTCACTACTGCATTACCTCGCGGAAGAGGGAGACGGTACGTTGATGGCCTTGCTTGTTGCAAATGGCAATTTCACCCCGGACCTGAAGGACGAAAACTCGCGGACGCCTTTGTCGTGCGCCGCACAAAGCGGACACCAAGGGGTGGTaaagcttctgcttgagcgACAAGATGTCGACGCCAACTCGAGGGACGACGATGGTATGACACCGTTATCCCGGGCGGCGTcggatggacatgaagcagTGGTaaagcttctgcttgagcgACAAGATGTCGACGCCAACTCGAGGGACAACAGTGGTATGACACCGTTATCCCGGGCGGCGTcggatggacatgaagcagTGGTaaagcttctgcttgagcagtgtggtaaataatataGAGTATTACTATTTGCACAGATgaaatctctatttgcacagatatgtCTCACTAGTTCGGGGATGGCCCAATTCTAGCCCAATCCCGTGCGACCAGCCTGAAACAGTCCATTCCAGTGCAACCGAATGAGGAAAAAGTAAACAGCTAAAATCGAGGATCGTCAATCTCTCGCTACGCATAAATAGATGCCGTTAACTCCACCACAATCGTGACGTCCACTGCAACATAATCCCATCACCACgcctgtcaagatggacatttGCCGCCTTCTCAGTACACAAAGTCCCTCGCCAGGCcgtgctgctgccgccaccGCAGTTACTGCCGCCAACGACCCAGCAGACGATGAATATACCGGTGCCACGATCCCACAACTGCCGCCATCGCCACTCTTTGACACATACGATGACCTCTTTGCCTCCCTTCGCAACTTCCACCTTTCCCATGGCGCCGCAATAGTGAAGGCCTCTAGCTCCGCAAGGCGGGATATGGGGGGCATCATTCAGCCAACCTACATCGTCTTCAAATGTGACCGCGGCCCGCGACGGCCGTCACAAAGCTCGGGCCtcaggaagccgtcatcacagAAGCTTGATTGTCCCGTTAAAATCACGGCCAAGTCCACCAAGTCGTCTAACTAGAAGTGGACGTACACGGTAGTGGAAGGTCAGCACAATCACGGGCAGTCCCTTGATCCGTCGGCGCACAATGTCTATCGCCGCCGCACGGTTGCCCAGCAAGAAAAGGAACGAGAACTAGCCAACGAGAATGGTATTAGGGCCCGCGAGATGGCCAGCATTATTAGAAAAGCCGACAGCCCAGGCTACGATTATTTCCGCAAGCGAGATATCTACAATGATCGTCAAACCATCAAACGCGAGCGATTGAACGGCCTTACTGCTACCCAAGCCTCCGCCAAGGAGCCCGAGGGCGGAGGTATTAGAGTCAGAACCTTACGCGACGAAGAGGACCGCATCTGTGCCGTCTTTTGGACTTACGACTGGTGCCGCacaatgtggaagaagttcCCGGAGGTGCTCAGTTTGGATAACACATACAAGACCAACCGCTTTGGGTTACATCTATTTCAAGCCACAGGTGTAACGGATCAGAAGTCCCTGGCCAACTTCGCCTTCGGCCTTATAAACGGCGAAAAGGAGCACCACTTCCAGTGGCTATGTGACCGgcttgacgagcttcgcATCGACATTGGGGCAGACACGCCGGAGGTTATCATCACAGACAAGGAACAGGCTCTCCGCACAGCCCTCACGAACACCTTTCCAAGTGCCCAACAGCAGCTCTGCGTATAtcacatcttggccaacgtGCGAGCCAAAATTAACGCCCGCTGGAAGGACACTGAGGGCGACGATCACGACGACATTGGTGATGAGTCTGATAATGACGTAGACGCCCTTTCCTGTCATCCAAGCGACAAGAATGCCGAGCAGCTCGAGCCAGAGCTAGATCTTGATGTCGCCGCCAGAGGCCGTGTacaagacgaggcagaggacGGGCTTGCGACCTCCTCTGATGACTATAACCGTGAGGGCATGTTCAAGGCTTTTCAAGCCGTGGTTTATGCCGCTAATCACGATGCCTTCAAGGACGCGTGGGAGTCATTTGCCGAGACCTTCGGCAAGAAGCAACGGCACATCCTGCGATATATTCAAAAAGAATATATGCCATGGCGCAAGCAGTGGGTGAAATCCTACATTGACCACTATCGGAACTTTGGTCAAAGGGTCAATAGCCCTACCGAGACCGCCCATGCAGACGTCAAGTCTCACCTTGTGACAGGCACGGGAGACCTCCTTTACCTCCACCAGGCCCTTGTCACAATGATTGATAACAAGTCTCGATCCTATCGTCAAGAGGCTGCGAGACAGATTCAACGTCAGCGTGATCAGTACCTCAAGCaggcatggcttggcaagcttAACCTCCAGATCACATATCAGGCCATTGATCTTATCGCCAAGCAGTATCGctttgccctcgccgccctgcCTGATCAGCGCGAGCCCAAACCGCTACGCCCTTGCACGAGCAACTTCGAGCACCAATACGGCCTGCCTTGCAGCCATCGTATCTTTGATTGTCTCATGAACGGCACGCCTCTGCGACGGAGCCAGATTGCTATGCGTTGGTGGCTCGAGAAGCCGTTGGTATGTCGACTTGACACTGTCACAAGATTTTGGTATTAATAGCCTACTAGAATACTGACGATAAGATACTTAATATTCGCGACCCGGCTGTTGTCATAAGCGCACGGGGCCGGCCCCGTCTGAacgccaacaacaagaagctcaagatCCCGCGATACC
Proteins encoded in this window:
- a CDS encoding C2H2 finger domain-containing protein (similar to Metarhizium acridum CQMa 102 XP_007809561.1), with amino-acid sequence MAHHRRSLDPDESDSSFSPEIESCFDEDEADLSGEETEATDLDVQQDDDLDFEDQIQLFGGNIHPPEYYRRGIEEFNESSFVGEDYSPGSTILLDAIELWWQQFCNEVLSRDPHACFESISIGMLYKFFEWRLNQRAGKDGRKLRGTTKSSSLGTAWKVFRLVYERAVGAKLDPKLNRNMHKVLRELAKKHELSDQKRANRCMTINDLKEQIETTLSTTKKSFDIGEHRILAVLFLLLLAPAGSRPTSILRLRFGDIRVALARDPEGGPHKILIRFTLEFTKSYLGTKDTKTFTIPEMMFDPSLLLSPHAFLLGILFRHQAFRASHLTSPRQLDELDIHPGERELPLPLRSDLKEVCIFRRAVKTLTGYEMSATKTITNGMMASWIKRVGEIMGLQYETIPYSLRYNAANEFDQSPDMSEALRNLSLDHANSVPFQKHYLGRVVRADPWAIIRREKPQQALIDQACSIGHSMSKRRPTGLTAEQSASVASDSKVRRLTAQLRKLRPGSEQHKKTHRELRSLKQRLKRELKQKIRDDWTDEQAVVDIERQLQGVGFAEPWVDNAIRPQRPAQKLLVEALKTPVDDTLEGQYQRRDNAIEAIVAYCSIEEGPTIRRTHVLRTTPVSNENLREHPEDSPLFLATMSVFIDNPKQRPRRCFLCIGNALSLPSDDPRVEDKISEFYTPGDLSKHFRRRHLAQLRDNDQPFMERSPETPTANRSILSAVKTIKMFRSWG
- a CDS encoding ankyrin repeats (3 copies) domain-containing protein, whose amino-acid sequence is MKPYLPPEIILLVAGHLSPSHLVSLLRAAPGLSPLLTRRHASLLHYLAEEGDGTLMALLVANGNFTPDLKDENSRTPLSCAAQSGHQGVVKLLLERQDVDANSRDDDGMTPLSRAASDGHEAVVKLLLERQDVDANSRDNSGMTPLSRAASDGHEAVVKLLLEQCGK
- a CDS encoding transposase (similar to Metarhizium robertsii ARSEF 23 XP_007826761.1), yielding MDICRLLSTQSPSPGRAAAATAVTAANDPADDEYTGATIPQLPPSPLFDTYDDLFASLRNFHLSHGAAIVKASSSARRDMGGIIQPTYIVFKCDRGPRRPSQSSGLRKPSSQKLDLEGQHNHGQSLDPSAHNVYRRRTVAQQEKERELANENGIRAREMASIIRKADSPGYDYFRKRDIYNDRQTIKRERLNGLTATQASAKEPEGGGIRVRTLRDEEDRICAVFWTYDWCRTMWKKFPEVLSLDNTYKTNRFGLHLFQATGVTDQKSLANFAFGLINGEKEHHFQWLCDRLDELRIDIGADTPEVIITDKEQALRTALTNTFPSAQQQLCVYHILANVRAKINARWKDTEGDDHDDIGDESDNDVDALSCHPSDKNAEQLEPELDLDVAARGRVQDEAEDGLATSSDDYNREGMFKAFQAVVYAANHDAFKDAWESFAETFGKKQRHILRYIQKEYMPWRKQWVKSYIDHYRNFGQRVNSPTETAHADVKSHLVTGTGDLLYLHQALVTMIDNKSRSYRQEAARQIQRQRDQYLKQAWLGKLNLQITYQAIDLIAKQYRFALAALPDQREPKPLRPCTSNFEHQYGLPCSHRIFDCLMNGTPLRRSQIAMRWWLEKPLNTDDKILNIRDPAVVISARGRPRLNANNKKLKIPRYLKIADYTSQLGSCAEDTDDDDAEAEPKQRSQGRYSARGRGRSRQPSRNAGGGTRRLNPSLRRDRSQFELDELQSHISRGNKRRRVRGGAAGRSRADLSQAERSPTNQVQASRESSAESCIIIPGMQSAATP